The following are encoded in a window of Geobacter metallireducens GS-15 genomic DNA:
- the grpE gene encoding nucleotide exchange factor GrpE: protein MDKKKHGSHAGAHHTDEPAAETVAPAAEGAPAAADRVKELEEALAAKEAEAAANWDKFVRERADLENYRKRTQKEKEELLKYGNESLIVEILPVVDNMERALDHSDDDSASAVIEGVRMTLNMLLSTLKKFGVTVVEAEKGTPFDPAVHQAMCQVENTDVPANSVVEIFQKGYLLNERLIRPAMVSVSK from the coding sequence GTGGACAAAAAAAAGCACGGCTCCCACGCAGGAGCGCACCATACCGATGAGCCCGCAGCCGAAACCGTGGCCCCGGCAGCCGAAGGGGCACCTGCCGCCGCCGACCGAGTGAAGGAGCTGGAGGAGGCCCTGGCCGCCAAGGAGGCCGAAGCGGCCGCCAACTGGGATAAGTTTGTCCGGGAGCGGGCCGACCTGGAGAACTACCGCAAGCGGACCCAGAAGGAGAAGGAAGAGCTCCTCAAGTACGGCAACGAAAGCCTTATCGTAGAGATCCTCCCGGTGGTGGACAACATGGAGCGAGCCCTGGATCATTCCGATGATGATAGTGCCTCGGCGGTCATCGAGGGGGTCCGGATGACCCTAAACATGCTCCTGTCCACCCTGAAGAAGTTTGGGGTCACGGTTGTGGAAGCCGAAAAGGGAACCCCCTTCGATCCGGCGGTTCACCAGGCCATGTGTCAGGTGGAAAACACCGATGTGCCGGCCAACAGCGTGGTGGAGATCTTCCAGAAGGGGTACCTCCTGAACGAGCGGCTGATCCGCCCTGCCATGGTTTCGGTGTCCAAGTAG
- a CDS encoding ISL3-like element ISGme5 family transposase — MSYSDVIAIAGGWEGYRVAGARTIVTSDAKRIEVELIALSQDEMVCGSCGGRCTSVHETTKRVIRDLPILDAQTYLIVHRRRLLCPQCGPTLERLSWLAKYARVTRRLAESVARLCGVVSVKHVAQYLGLSWDQVKEIDKRSLTERVGTVDLSNIEVLGMDEFALHKGHRYATVIIEPYRKEVLWIGKGRSRESIRPFFTQLGPHGCKRLKAVVMDMNASYEEEIKQHSPQADIVYDLFHVVAKYGREVIDRVRVDEANRLKEDKKARKVVKTSRWLLLRNSENVKGDDMLRLQELLEANRSLLTVYLLKDDLKQLWKFTCIEEAGLFWEQWHQRAMESGIPPLILFARRLKGYLQGILNHCLWPLHTGILEGINNKIKVIKRMAYGFRDHEYFFLKIRAAFPGIPG; from the coding sequence TTGTCGTATTCCGATGTTATCGCAATTGCGGGAGGGTGGGAAGGATATCGTGTTGCTGGGGCACGCACTATCGTCACAAGTGATGCCAAACGGATCGAGGTAGAACTGATTGCCCTGTCCCAGGATGAGATGGTGTGTGGCTCGTGCGGTGGGCGTTGCACAAGCGTCCATGAAACGACCAAGCGCGTAATTCGAGATTTGCCGATTCTCGATGCTCAGACTTATCTGATCGTTCACCGCCGCAGGCTGCTGTGCCCTCAGTGTGGGCCAACGCTGGAGCGTCTGTCATGGCTGGCGAAATACGCCCGCGTGACGCGCAGGCTTGCAGAGAGCGTAGCGCGACTGTGTGGTGTCGTGTCTGTGAAGCACGTGGCGCAGTATCTGGGGCTTTCTTGGGACCAGGTGAAGGAAATCGACAAGCGCTCACTCACAGAGCGGGTCGGCACCGTCGACCTCTCAAACATCGAAGTTCTCGGGATGGATGAGTTCGCCCTTCACAAGGGGCACCGCTATGCGACGGTTATCATCGAGCCATACCGTAAGGAAGTCTTATGGATCGGCAAAGGCAGGAGTCGCGAGAGTATCCGTCCTTTCTTCACGCAGCTTGGCCCACATGGCTGTAAACGGCTCAAAGCGGTCGTGATGGATATGAACGCATCATATGAGGAGGAAATCAAGCAGCACTCGCCCCAGGCAGACATAGTCTACGACCTGTTCCATGTGGTGGCGAAGTATGGCAGGGAAGTGATCGACAGGGTGCGAGTCGATGAGGCAAACCGCCTGAAGGAAGACAAGAAGGCACGGAAGGTAGTCAAAACATCGCGGTGGTTGCTGCTACGAAACAGCGAGAACGTCAAGGGCGACGACATGCTTCGCCTCCAGGAACTGTTGGAGGCAAACCGCAGCCTCCTTACGGTCTACCTGCTCAAAGACGATCTGAAGCAACTGTGGAAGTTTACCTGCATTGAAGAGGCGGGACTATTCTGGGAGCAGTGGCACCAAAGGGCGATGGAGAGTGGAATACCGCCACTCATCCTGTTTGCCCGCCGGCTAAAGGGCTATCTCCAAGGAATCCTCAATCACTGCCTCTGGCCCCTTCACACCGGAATCCTCGAAGGCATCAATAACAAGATCAAGGTGATCAAAAGAATGGCCTACGGCTTCCGGGATCACGAATACTTCTTTCTCAAGATCAGGGCCGCTTTCCCCGGAATTCCCGGATGA
- the dnaJ gene encoding molecular chaperone DnaJ, giving the protein MAEKRDYYEVLEVHRNASDTEIKKAFRKLAIQYHPDKNPGDKESEEKFKEITEAYEVLSDSQKRAQYDQFGHAGLGAGGFSSGGFGGFGAGTPFGDIFGDIFGDIFGGRPRGSRGRRGDDLQYNLELSFEEAAFGVEKEILVPFGKRCDECGGSGAKPGTEPKVCPTCRGAGQVRFQQGFFSVSKTCSHCNGEGRVVENPCPTCRGNGMVRDTKTLSVKVPAGVETGTRLKMTGEGGQGTKGGGNGDLYVAIAVKEHPIFTREDNDVICEIPISFVQAALGCEMEVPTLDGKVSMKVPEGTQSGRIFRLRGKGVPQLQGYGRGDQMVVVKVETPSNLNKRQRELLEEFARISGEDAHPMKKNFFDKVMDLFS; this is encoded by the coding sequence TTGGCAGAAAAACGCGACTACTACGAGGTTCTCGAGGTCCACCGCAACGCGTCGGACACCGAGATCAAGAAGGCATTCCGCAAGCTGGCCATCCAGTACCACCCGGACAAGAACCCCGGCGACAAGGAGTCCGAGGAGAAGTTCAAGGAAATTACCGAGGCTTACGAGGTTCTCTCCGACTCCCAGAAGCGGGCCCAGTACGATCAGTTCGGTCATGCCGGCCTCGGGGCCGGCGGCTTTTCCTCTGGCGGCTTCGGTGGTTTCGGCGCCGGAACTCCCTTTGGCGACATCTTTGGGGACATCTTCGGCGATATCTTCGGGGGGCGTCCCCGGGGGAGCCGGGGACGGCGGGGGGACGATCTCCAGTACAACCTGGAGCTCTCCTTCGAGGAGGCCGCCTTCGGGGTGGAGAAGGAGATCCTGGTACCCTTCGGCAAGCGGTGCGACGAATGCGGCGGCAGCGGCGCCAAGCCCGGCACCGAGCCCAAGGTCTGCCCCACCTGCCGCGGCGCCGGCCAGGTCCGGTTCCAGCAGGGGTTTTTCAGCGTCAGCAAGACCTGCAGCCACTGCAATGGCGAGGGACGCGTGGTGGAGAACCCGTGTCCCACCTGTCGGGGGAACGGCATGGTGCGGGACACCAAGACCCTCTCGGTGAAAGTACCGGCTGGCGTCGAAACCGGCACCCGCCTCAAGATGACCGGAGAGGGGGGGCAGGGGACCAAAGGGGGGGGCAACGGCGACCTTTACGTGGCCATTGCCGTGAAGGAGCATCCAATCTTCACCCGGGAGGATAACGACGTCATCTGCGAGATCCCCATCAGCTTCGTCCAGGCGGCCCTGGGATGCGAGATGGAGGTGCCGACCCTTGACGGCAAGGTTTCCATGAAAGTCCCCGAGGGTACCCAGTCGGGGAGGATATTCCGCCTCAGGGGCAAGGGGGTTCCCCAACTCCAGGGGTACGGTCGGGGCGACCAGATGGTGGTCGTCAAGGTGGAGACCCCCTCAAATCTCAACAAGCGCCAGAGGGAGCTCCTTGAAGAATTCGCCCGCATCAGCGGCGAAGACGCCCACCCCATGAAGAAGAACTTCTTCGACAAGGTCATGGACCTCTTTAGCTGA
- the thpR gene encoding RNA 2',3'-cyclic phosphodiesterase, with translation MRLFVAIDLPDEVKRSVADICRGVPGVRWLPPDQLHLTLRFIGEEDDAVAAAIRRGLAEITSPPFPLSLQGVGCFPSPRRPRVLWVGLSGGAPLQQLQQKVEAAMVAAGILAEERPFSPHITLARLREHREGDVAPFLARNASFHCEPFTVDAFHLYSSILAAKGAIHRHEASYPLAGRMETAG, from the coding sequence ATGCGCCTGTTCGTGGCAATCGATCTTCCCGACGAGGTCAAACGGTCAGTGGCTGATATCTGCCGGGGAGTCCCCGGAGTGCGGTGGCTTCCACCGGACCAACTCCATCTGACCCTCCGGTTCATCGGCGAGGAGGACGATGCCGTCGCTGCGGCGATCCGTCGCGGCCTGGCAGAGATCACCTCTCCCCCCTTCCCCCTTTCCCTCCAGGGGGTGGGCTGCTTCCCTTCCCCCCGGCGTCCGCGGGTTCTCTGGGTGGGGCTCAGCGGCGGAGCCCCCCTCCAGCAGCTCCAGCAGAAGGTTGAGGCGGCGATGGTAGCAGCCGGCATCCTTGCCGAAGAGCGCCCCTTCTCACCCCACATCACCCTGGCCCGCCTGAGGGAACACCGGGAGGGTGACGTCGCCCCCTTCCTGGCGCGGAATGCCTCCTTCCACTGCGAGCCGTTCACGGTCGACGCATTCCACCTCTATTCGAGCATCCTTGCCGCAAAGGGGGCCATCCACCGGCACGAGGCGAGCTATCCTCTTGCAGGGCGAATGGAGACGGCTGGCTGA
- the hrcA gene encoding heat-inducible transcriptional repressor HrcA codes for MGEGLSERNKKILEAIIEDYIVTAEPVGSRAVTRRHGLNLSPATVRNAMADLEEMGLLTSPHTSAGRVPTDRAYRFYVDSLLAVGRIDKAERERIRKRYTGAGRDMGAVLHETTRLLSSVSHYMGIVLAPRFSSTTLRHMEFVKLGGRRILAILVADNGAVQNRLIESEEEFAEADLVRMSNYLNELLQGLPVAQVRTRILEEMRNEKVLYDTLFSRALKLSEQTIVEGSAQIFMEGQTNILDQPEFADVGRMKDVFRAFEEKNQLVNLLDRCISAQGVQIFIGSETHLNHMEGLSVITSAYVSGKNTLGVLGVIGPTRMGYGKVIPIVDYTAKLVSKLLEDE; via the coding sequence ATGGGAGAAGGGCTTTCAGAGCGCAATAAAAAGATCCTTGAGGCGATCATCGAGGACTATATTGTGACCGCCGAGCCGGTGGGAAGCCGGGCCGTCACGCGGCGGCACGGTCTCAACCTGTCGCCGGCCACGGTCCGCAACGCCATGGCCGATCTGGAGGAGATGGGGCTCCTTACCTCGCCCCACACCTCTGCCGGCCGTGTTCCCACTGACCGGGCGTACCGTTTTTACGTGGATTCCCTTCTGGCGGTGGGGCGCATCGACAAGGCCGAGCGGGAGCGGATACGGAAGCGCTACACCGGCGCGGGGCGCGACATGGGTGCGGTCCTCCACGAGACGACCCGGCTCCTGTCGTCGGTTTCCCACTACATGGGGATTGTCCTAGCTCCCCGCTTCTCCTCCACCACCCTCCGGCACATGGAATTCGTGAAGCTGGGGGGGCGCCGGATCCTGGCCATCCTGGTGGCCGATAACGGCGCGGTCCAGAACCGGCTCATCGAGTCAGAGGAAGAGTTCGCCGAGGCCGACCTGGTCCGGATGTCCAACTACCTGAACGAGCTTCTTCAGGGGCTTCCCGTCGCCCAGGTGCGGACCCGTATCCTGGAGGAGATGCGGAACGAAAAGGTCCTCTACGACACGCTCTTCTCACGGGCGCTCAAACTTTCGGAGCAGACCATCGTGGAGGGTAGCGCCCAGATCTTCATGGAAGGGCAGACCAACATTCTGGATCAGCCTGAATTCGCCGATGTGGGGCGCATGAAGGATGTGTTCCGGGCTTTCGAGGAGAAGAACCAGCTGGTGAACCTCCTGGACCGCTGCATCTCGGCCCAGGGAGTCCAGATTTTCATCGGTTCCGAGACCCACCTGAACCACATGGAGGGGTTGAGCGTCATCACCTCCGCCTATGTGTCGGGGAAAAACACCCTCGGCGTCCTCGGGGTGATCGGCCCGACCCGCATGGGGTACGGCAAGGTGATCCCCATCGTCGACTACACCGCGAAGCTTGTGAGCAAGCTGCTCGAAGACGAGTAG
- the hemW gene encoding radical SAM family heme chaperone HemW — translation MDDTTALYIHIPFCVRKCLYCAFASTDEAPLAIGEYTALLLREMELRAAALASPLRATTLYLGGGTPSLLEPDLVGNIIDGAARLFWLDPSAEITLEANPGTVTADSLAGYRGAGVNRLSLGVQSFDDRMLERLGRVHTAREAKDAFALARRAGFDNIGIDLIHGLPDQSLDHWRDQLRMAAALRPGHISAYGLTVEEGTPFARLEDQGVLALPDEDDAAAMFEETAEVLAAAGYEQYEIANFALPGRRSRHNQVYWRRWNYLGFGAGAHSFLREPFPGIRWRNPDDLGTYGCSLADGVLPETDIALLAEEDAMAEWLFLGLRMLEGIEEARFREEFGRPLMEIHGTAIEGFCAAGLLVRGGGRLRLTRRGVILSNRVFAAFL, via the coding sequence ATGGACGACACGACAGCCCTCTACATCCACATTCCTTTCTGTGTGCGCAAGTGTCTCTACTGCGCCTTCGCTTCCACGGACGAAGCCCCCCTCGCGATCGGGGAGTACACGGCGCTTCTCCTCCGGGAGATGGAACTTCGGGCCGCCGCGCTGGCATCCCCACTGCGCGCCACCACCCTCTATCTGGGAGGAGGAACCCCGTCGCTGTTGGAGCCCGACCTTGTCGGGAATATCATCGATGGCGCCGCCCGCCTCTTCTGGCTCGATCCGTCGGCGGAAATCACCCTCGAAGCCAATCCCGGCACCGTCACGGCCGACTCCCTCGCGGGGTACCGGGGCGCTGGGGTGAATCGCCTCTCCCTCGGGGTCCAGTCCTTCGACGACCGGATGCTGGAGCGCCTCGGCCGGGTCCATACGGCCCGGGAAGCGAAGGACGCCTTTGCCCTGGCCCGCCGGGCCGGCTTCGACAATATCGGTATCGATCTCATCCACGGGCTTCCGGACCAGAGTCTTGACCACTGGCGGGACCAGCTCCGGATGGCGGCAGCCCTTCGGCCGGGGCACATCTCCGCCTACGGCCTCACGGTGGAGGAGGGAACCCCCTTTGCCCGCCTGGAGGATCAGGGTGTATTGGCGCTTCCGGACGAGGATGACGCTGCCGCCATGTTCGAGGAGACGGCGGAGGTCCTGGCGGCGGCCGGCTATGAACAGTACGAGATTGCCAACTTCGCTCTGCCGGGACGCCGCTCCCGCCACAACCAGGTCTACTGGCGGCGGTGGAATTATCTCGGGTTCGGCGCCGGGGCCCACTCGTTCCTGCGGGAGCCGTTCCCCGGCATCCGCTGGCGCAACCCGGATGATCTCGGCACCTACGGATGCTCCCTGGCGGATGGGGTTCTGCCCGAGACGGACATTGCCCTTCTTGCGGAAGAGGACGCCATGGCCGAGTGGCTCTTTCTGGGGCTCAGGATGCTCGAAGGAATCGAGGAAGCGCGGTTTCGGGAGGAATTCGGCCGGCCCCTCATGGAGATCCACGGCACCGCCATCGAGGGGTTCTGCGCCGCCGGTCTCCTCGTGCGCGGGGGGGGGCGCCTGCGGCTCACCCGCCGGGGGGTAATCCTCTCAAACCGGGTCTTCGCGGCCTTTCTCTGA
- a CDS encoding CapA family protein: MRQVRLMLAAIVTLLAVPALGADGIVITCVGDIMLAGSATPTLSRSGYDYPFAKTAQELRRGDIAMGNLEAPLTERGTEYRDKTYRFRTNPIAAAALKRAGFSVLTLANNHMMDYGNEGLQDTLATLSRHGIAHTGAGASLAEARREAVVSVRGKRIAFLAYSLTFPSEFYAGPNRPGTAPGYAPHVREDIRRAKAEADYVVVSFHWGAERAEFPKQYQTETARLAIDAGADAIIGHHPHVLQGIEFYRGKPILYSLGNFAFGSRSTAADRSVMARLTLSDEETSVELVPLNVLHRETRYQPGILAGRKGAEVIERLNRLSQPFGTVISGSAGRFRARTSGADQRIATR, encoded by the coding sequence ATGCGCCAGGTCCGGCTTATGCTTGCCGCCATCGTCACCCTCCTTGCCGTCCCGGCCCTGGGCGCCGACGGAATCGTCATCACCTGCGTCGGCGACATCATGCTCGCCGGCAGCGCCACACCGACCCTCTCCCGGTCGGGATACGACTACCCCTTCGCGAAGACGGCCCAGGAACTTCGGCGGGGCGATATTGCCATGGGGAACCTGGAGGCCCCCCTTACGGAGCGCGGAACCGAGTACCGGGACAAAACGTACCGTTTCCGGACAAACCCCATCGCTGCAGCAGCCTTGAAGCGGGCCGGCTTCTCGGTCCTCACCCTGGCCAACAACCACATGATGGATTACGGAAATGAGGGACTCCAGGACACCCTGGCGACCCTCTCCCGCCACGGCATTGCCCACACGGGCGCCGGCGCGTCACTGGCCGAGGCCCGCCGGGAGGCGGTGGTCTCGGTGCGGGGGAAGCGGATCGCCTTCCTCGCTTATTCCCTCACCTTTCCGTCGGAGTTCTATGCTGGCCCGAACCGGCCAGGCACCGCCCCCGGCTACGCCCCCCATGTACGGGAGGATATCAGGCGGGCGAAGGCGGAGGCCGACTACGTGGTGGTCTCGTTCCACTGGGGGGCGGAACGGGCAGAGTTTCCGAAGCAGTACCAGACGGAGACTGCCCGATTGGCCATTGATGCCGGCGCCGACGCCATCATCGGCCACCACCCCCACGTGCTCCAGGGGATCGAATTCTACCGGGGAAAGCCGATTCTCTACAGCCTCGGCAACTTCGCCTTCGGCAGCCGGAGCACCGCCGCCGATCGGAGCGTCATGGCACGGCTGACCCTCTCCGACGAAGAAACCTCCGTGGAACTGGTACCCCTGAACGTTCTGCACCGGGAGACCCGCTACCAGCCCGGCATCCTTGCGGGGCGCAAGGGAGCGGAGGTTATCGAGCGGCTGAACCGGCTGTCGCAACCGTTCGGCACGGTGATTTCGGGTTCTGCGGGGCGCTTCAGGGCAAGAACATCCGGAGCCGACCAGCGCATCGCCACCCGCTGA
- the serS gene encoding serine--tRNA ligase — MLDPKHLRENFESVEQRLATRGGAVTLDRFRELDSRRRELLREAESLKAVRNAASEEISRIKDKSQAQPRIAEMREVSAKIKVLDDDLRGVDDDLQAVLLTIPNIPHQSVPVGASEADNREVRKWGEPPRFGFTPRPHWEIGEGLGILDFERGAKLTGARFTLYRGAGARLERALINFMLDLHTEKHGYEETLPPFMVNRESMTGTGQLPKFEEDLFHLDGTDYYLIPTAEVPVTNIHRGEILKGSDLPLSYTAYTPCFRKEAGSYGKDVRGLIRQHQFNKVELVKFTHPSTSYAELERLLANAEEVLRQLGLHYRVVELCTGDMGFSAAKTYDIEVWLPAQDTYREISSCSNFEDFQARRASIRFREDDKAKPEFAHTLNGSGLAVGRTLVAILENYQQEDGTVVIPEVLRPYMGGCSSIGR, encoded by the coding sequence ATGCTTGACCCCAAACACCTGAGGGAAAATTTCGAGTCTGTCGAACAGCGTCTTGCCACCCGTGGCGGCGCGGTGACCTTGGACCGGTTCCGGGAACTGGACTCCCGTCGCCGGGAACTCCTCCGCGAGGCCGAATCCCTCAAGGCGGTGCGCAACGCCGCCTCCGAGGAGATCAGCCGGATCAAGGACAAGAGCCAGGCCCAGCCCCGCATCGCCGAGATGCGCGAAGTCTCCGCCAAGATCAAGGTTCTCGACGACGACCTCCGGGGGGTCGACGACGACCTCCAGGCGGTCCTCCTGACGATCCCCAATATCCCCCACCAATCGGTGCCGGTGGGCGCCTCCGAGGCCGACAACCGGGAGGTGCGGAAATGGGGTGAGCCTCCCCGTTTCGGGTTCACCCCCAGGCCCCATTGGGAGATCGGCGAAGGTCTCGGTATCCTCGATTTCGAGCGGGGAGCCAAGCTCACGGGCGCCCGCTTCACCCTCTACCGCGGTGCTGGTGCCCGGCTTGAGCGGGCGCTTATCAACTTCATGCTCGACCTCCATACGGAGAAGCACGGCTACGAGGAAACTCTCCCGCCATTCATGGTCAACCGCGAAAGCATGACCGGCACCGGCCAGCTCCCCAAGTTCGAGGAGGACCTCTTCCACCTGGACGGCACCGACTACTACCTGATCCCCACCGCCGAGGTGCCGGTGACCAATATCCACCGGGGCGAGATCCTGAAGGGAAGCGATCTTCCCCTCTCCTACACCGCCTACACCCCCTGCTTCCGGAAGGAGGCTGGCTCCTACGGCAAGGACGTGCGGGGTCTGATCCGCCAGCACCAGTTCAACAAGGTGGAACTGGTTAAATTCACCCATCCCTCCACCTCCTATGCGGAGTTGGAACGGCTTCTGGCCAATGCCGAGGAGGTGCTCCGCCAGCTCGGTCTCCACTACCGGGTGGTGGAGCTTTGCACCGGCGATATGGGATTCTCGGCCGCCAAGACCTATGATATTGAGGTATGGCTCCCGGCCCAGGATACCTACCGGGAGATCTCCTCGTGCAGCAACTTCGAGGATTTCCAGGCCCGTCGGGCGTCGATACGCTTCCGTGAGGACGACAAGGCCAAGCCCGAATTCGCCCATACCCTGAACGGCTCAGGGCTTGCTGTTGGCCGGACCCTGGTTGCCATCCTTGAGAATTACCAGCAGGAGGATGGTACCGTGGTGATTCCCGAGGTGTTGAGGCCCTACATGGGAGGATGTTCAAGCATCGGCCGTTAG
- the dnaK gene encoding molecular chaperone DnaK: MSKVIGIDLGTTNSCVAIMEGGEPVVIANSEGSRTTPSMVAFAESGERLVGQQAKRQAVTNPENTLFAIKRLIGRKFDTDEVRKDISISPFKIVKADNGDAWVDVRGKMYSPPEVSAIVLQKMKKTAEDYLGETVTDAVITVPAYFNDSQRQATKDAGKIAGLNVLRIINEPTAAALAYGLDKKKDEKIAVFDLGGGTFDISILELGDGVFEVKSTNGDTFLGGEDFDQRVIDWIADEFKKDQGIDLRGDKMALQRLKEAAEKAKCELSSSMETDINLPFITADATGPKHLTMKLSRAKLEALCAELLDKLEGPCRTALKDAGLSPSEVDEVILVGGMTRMPAVQKRVQEIFGKAPNKGVNPDEVVAIGAGIQGGVLRGDVKDVLLLDVTPLSLGIETLGSVMTKLIDKNTTIPCRKSQVFSTASDNQPAVTIHVLQGEREMASDNKTLGNFELTGIPPAPRGVPQIEVTFDIDANGIVHVSAKDLGTGKEQSIRITASSGLSKEEIDKMVREAESHAADDKKKRELIEARNHADTLAYSTEKSLKEYGDKIGDDEKKKIEEAVAALKKAMEGDDVDAIKQATDALTQASHKLAEAVYAKTQTEGGAQPGAEADGDTGAKGGEKVVDADFEEVKDDKK, encoded by the coding sequence ATGAGCAAAGTCATCGGTATCGACCTGGGTACCACCAACTCCTGCGTTGCCATCATGGAGGGGGGGGAGCCCGTTGTCATAGCCAACTCCGAGGGGAGCCGCACCACGCCGTCCATGGTGGCCTTTGCCGAGAGCGGCGAGCGTCTGGTGGGACAGCAGGCCAAGCGCCAGGCAGTCACCAACCCGGAGAACACCCTCTTCGCCATCAAGCGCCTCATCGGCCGCAAGTTCGACACCGACGAGGTCCGCAAGGACATCTCCATCTCCCCCTTCAAGATCGTCAAGGCCGACAACGGCGACGCCTGGGTGGACGTACGGGGCAAGATGTACTCCCCCCCTGAGGTCTCGGCCATCGTGCTCCAGAAGATGAAGAAGACCGCTGAGGACTACCTCGGTGAGACGGTCACCGACGCGGTCATCACCGTGCCGGCCTACTTCAACGACTCCCAACGCCAGGCCACCAAGGACGCCGGCAAGATCGCGGGGCTCAACGTCCTGCGGATCATCAACGAGCCGACCGCTGCGGCCCTGGCCTACGGCCTCGACAAGAAGAAGGACGAGAAGATCGCCGTCTTCGACCTGGGTGGGGGTACCTTCGATATCTCCATCCTGGAGCTGGGTGATGGCGTGTTCGAGGTGAAGTCCACCAACGGCGACACCTTCCTCGGGGGCGAGGACTTCGACCAGCGGGTCATCGACTGGATCGCCGACGAGTTCAAGAAGGACCAGGGGATTGATCTCCGCGGCGACAAGATGGCCCTCCAGCGCCTGAAGGAGGCGGCGGAGAAGGCCAAGTGCGAGCTCTCCTCCTCCATGGAGACCGACATCAACCTGCCGTTCATTACCGCCGACGCCACCGGGCCCAAGCACCTCACCATGAAGCTCTCCCGTGCCAAGCTGGAGGCCCTCTGCGCCGAGCTCCTCGACAAGCTGGAAGGTCCCTGCCGCACCGCCCTCAAGGATGCCGGCCTCTCCCCCTCCGAGGTGGACGAGGTGATCCTCGTGGGGGGCATGACCCGGATGCCGGCCGTCCAGAAGCGGGTCCAGGAAATCTTCGGCAAGGCACCCAACAAAGGGGTTAACCCCGACGAAGTCGTTGCCATCGGCGCTGGCATCCAGGGCGGGGTTCTCCGGGGCGATGTGAAAGACGTGCTCCTGCTGGACGTGACGCCGCTCTCCCTGGGGATCGAGACCCTCGGCAGCGTCATGACCAAGCTCATTGACAAGAACACCACCATCCCGTGCCGGAAATCCCAGGTCTTCTCCACGGCCAGCGACAACCAGCCGGCGGTCACCATCCATGTCCTCCAGGGCGAGCGGGAGATGGCCTCCGACAACAAGACCCTCGGCAACTTCGAGCTGACCGGCATCCCGCCGGCACCCCGCGGTGTCCCCCAGATCGAGGTCACCTTCGACATCGATGCCAACGGCATCGTCCACGTGTCGGCCAAGGACCTCGGCACCGGCAAGGAGCAGTCGATCCGGATCACCGCTTCGTCGGGCCTCTCCAAGGAGGAGATCGACAAGATGGTCCGGGAGGCCGAGTCCCACGCCGCCGATGACAAGAAGAAGCGGGAGTTGATCGAGGCCCGCAACCATGCCGACACCCTGGCCTACTCCACCGAAAAGTCCCTCAAGGAGTACGGCGACAAGATCGGCGACGACGAGAAGAAGAAGATCGAAGAGGCCGTGGCCGCCCTCAAGAAGGCCATGGAAGGGGACGACGTCGACGCCATCAAACAGGCCACCGACGCCCTGACCCAGGCATCCCACAAACTGGCCGAGGCGGTCTACGCCAAGACCCAGACCGAGGGCGGAGCCCAGCCGGGCGCCGAGGCCGACGGCGACACCGGCGCCAAGGGTGGCGAGAAGGTGGTGGATGCCGACTTTGAAGAAGTGAAGGACGACAAGAAGTAA